A genomic window from Paramormyrops kingsleyae isolate MSU_618 chromosome 23, PKINGS_0.4, whole genome shotgun sequence includes:
- the LOC111853510 gene encoding relaxin-3 receptor 1-like — translation MMSDSDYQRLIQFNKTFHHCYVDPSCNHMQLIYHNVTEVDNLNLPGDGSPFLRTTISLVYCAVCAMGLVGNALVLFLLHSSRSTSKTTINFFVFNLAVTDLLLSMVLPFWATDVALDYSWPFGWCMCKVVSFLTSLNVYASVFFLTAMSVTRCCSVATALKPVKPVCQRMCTVRLMTSLIWLGALLSATPSAVFAEVSAVGVDQACLLRFPQGTFWLAVHQLQRVVLGFLIPYIVIALSYILLLRFLCKQPLTGANHLRQAKVSRSVVVVVLSFCTCWFPNNIITSWGVLIKLDLVELSKSYYLTHTYIFPLATCLAHINSCLNPVIYCLMRKEYRKGLSHLLWKSSFSTFSKACLSAVRYSHVKVQEDNFAAPCNTVESQTATSYSKKLAQACMTLSIAHGQKSSSPLDNS, via the coding sequence ATGATGTCGGACTCTGACTACCAGAGGTTGATACAGTTTAACAAGACCTTCCACCACTGCTATGTGGATCCCTCCTGCAATCACATGCAGCTTATATACCACAACGTGACTGAAGTCGACAACCTGAATCTCCCTGGAGATGGTTCTCCATTCCTCCGCACCACCATTTCCCTGGTGTACTGTGCCGTTTGTGCAATGGGCCTTGTGGGTAACGCCCTGGTGCTGTTCCTCCTCCACTCCAGTAGGAGCACCAGCAAGACCACCATCAACTTCTTTGTCTTCAACCTGGCTGTCACTGACCTCCTCCTTTCTATGGTCTTGCCATTCTGGGCGACAGATGTAGCTCTGGACTACAGCTGGCCGTTCGGCTGGTGCATGTGCAAGGTGGTGTCATTCTTAACCTCGCTGAATGTCTACGCCAGCGTCTTCTTCCTGACCGCCATGAGTGTAACGCGCTGCTGCTCAGTGGCCACTGCCCTCAAACCAGTCAAACCAGTATGCCAGAGGATGTGCACAGTGAGGCTGATGACAAGCCTGATCTGGTTGGGGGCGCTGCTGTCAGCGACCCCCAGTGCCGTGTTTGCAGAAGTATCTGCAGTGGGGGTGGACCAGGCCTGTCTCCTCCGCTTTCCTCAGGGCACTTTCTGGTTGGCCGTTCACCAACTACAGAGAGTAGTGCTGGGTTTTCTGATCCCATACATAGTAATCGCTCTCTCCTACATCCTCCTTCTGCGTTTCCTTTGCAAACAGCCTCTCACTGGCGCTAACCACCTTCGGCAAGCCAAAGTGTCTCGGTCAGTCGTGGTGGTGGTCTTGTCATTCTGCACCTGCTGGTTCCCTAACAACATCATCACTTCCTGGGGTGTCCTGATCAAGCTGGACCTTGTGGAGTTGAGTAAATCCTACTACTTAACTCACACCTACATCTTTCCTCTGGCCACCTGTCTGGCTCACATCAACAGCTGCCTGAACCCAGTCATCTACTGCTTGATGAGGAAGGAGTACCGCAAGGGGCTTAGCCACCTCCTCTGGAAGTCCAGCTTCTCAACTTTCTCCAAGGCCTGTCTTTCGGCTGTAAGATACAGTCATGTCAAGGTCCAGGAGGACAATTTTGCAGCCCCATGCAACACAGTGGAGAGCCAGACTGCTACATCATACTCCAAGAAGCTTGCACAAGCCTGCATGACACTCTCCATCGCCCACGGCCAAAAAAGCTCTTCCCCACTGGACAACTCATAA